The nucleotide window AGCTGGGATGGGCATTCATTTTTAATACTTTTAAATTACGTTTTATACTAATGAAAAAAGTGTTTGATGAAGTTCACGGCTATATAACCTTGAATGACCTTGAAACCAAGATAGTGGACTCACCTATTTTTCAAAGGTTACGAAGGATAAAACAAACTAGTCTTGCCTACCTTGTTTACCCTGGTGCTATGCATACACGCTTTAGCCATTCTCTAGGGAGTTTCCACTTATCACAAAAAATTGGTGAAAAGTTAAGGCAGAACGGTATTCTGACGGATGAGGAACTCAGTGTCTTACGTATATCATCATTACTACATGATATAGGCCAATTTCCCTTTAGTCATGCAATAGAACCCCTTTATCTACAATATAATATAAGTAATAAAGTGCTCAGGAGTGAAATAATACGTAATGACGCTGAGTTAGAAGAAATTTTTGAAGAGTATTCAGTTAATACTGACAAGATCCTAGAGATATACAATGGCGAAAATACTTTTTCTAGCATTATAGATAGCGATGTAGATGTAGATCGTATGGACTATTTAATAAGGGATTCAAGACACACCGGTGTCCAATTAGGAAATTTAGACTTAGATAGACTAATAGATACCATTAGTTATGGAGAAGATAATAACATATTAGTACTAGAGAAAGGTCTCTATAGCCTAGAAAATTTTTACATCTCTCGACTTCATATGTATCAAGCTGTTTATTATCATAAGACTATTTTGGGTTATGAGTTGTATTTAAGAAATATATATAAGCAGATAGTCGATATTTGCTGCTCGGAATTATTTGATGAAAAATATATAAAGAAGAGTGTGAATGATGGTTCTATAGCTTATTGGGACGATGAATGGATTTTCTCAAAACTATATGAGGTTTTATCTGACTATAACATTTCAGACAATCTAAAAATGCAAGTGAAAAACTTTCTCAATAGAAATGGACCTAAAGTAGTATTTGAAGAGGTTTCGTTTGATAAGTTAACTACACCGCTTGAAGAGTTGGTTGGTAAGCTTGAAAGGTATGGAATTCCTAGAGAAGCCATATTTCCATTTGAAGAGAAAATAAAGATCATTGATAAAAATAAGATAAAAGTCTTCTCTAAGGGGAAATATAAAATGCTCAAAGACTTTTCAAATACATTACTTAACGTAGTACCTGAGTATATAAATATTAGCAGGATCTACGTTGACTATAAATTTGTTAATAGGGCAAGGGATCTATTGAGTTGAGACTCATACTGGTAGACGTAGATGGAACTTTAACATTAGATAGGGATACGTATCTCCTAGAGTTAGATGCTATAAAAGCTTTAAGGGAGATCCAGAAAAGTGGGTTTAAAGTGGGTATTGTTAGCGGTAATTCTTATCCGGTACTAAGAGCGCTCTATACCTATCTAGGTTTTAATGGGGGGATAGTGGCTGAAAACGGATGCGTAGTGTATTATGAAAAACTATATGAAGTGTGCGAGAAAATAAATAAAGATTTAATAGCTGAATTTGAAAGATTATTTAACGTAAAAGGAAGCTGGCAAAACGTGTACAAATGTTGCGATTTGACGTTTACTCCTCCTTATCTGACTAATGAAATGGTAAAGTGGGCGAAAGGTAGAGGTCTGTATATTAGAACTAGTGGTTATGCGATACATGTTTCTAAGTCTAAAAAGGGAAAGGGAGATGGAGTGAGGTTCTTAATCTCCCTTTTAGGTGTGAGTAAAGGTGATGTAATAGGCATAGGGGATTCTAGCACAGATATAGAGTTTTTGGAAGAGGTAGGTTTTAAGGTAGTGGTAGGAAATGGAGAAGAGGAAGTAAAAAAATTAGGAAACTATATAACTAGGGAGAAAAGTGGAAAAGGAGTAGTGGAGTTTGTGAATAAATTAATTAAAGGTGATATAGATGGAGGAATTAGAGGAGCTGGTATATAAATATGCATTACAAAACGCAGTAAAACATGATGGTAAAGCTAATGTAAACGCCGTAGTTAGTAAAATCTTTTCGGAAAGAGGAGATTTGAGGTCTAGAGCCAAGGAGATCGTCGAACTAACTAAGAAAATAGTGGATAAGGTAAATTCGATGAGTATTAACGACCAGATAAACGAGCTTAAGGAAAAATACCCAGAGATGCTTGAGGAAAAAAAGAAAGAGGAAACAGTAAAGAAAACGCTCCCGCCAATTTCAGTTAAAGGGTCACTAGTTACGCGATTTGCTCCTAACCCGGACGGTCCGTTACATTTAGGAAACGCTAGGGCTGCAATAATTTCCTATCAGTACGCCTCGATGTATAATGGGAAATTTATCCTCAGGTTTGATGATACTGACCCTAAGGTAAAGAAACCTATTAGAGAGGCTTATGATTGGATAAGGGAAGACTTAAAATGGCTAGGCATAAAGTGGGACTTAGAAGTTAGAGCCTCAGCTCGTTTAGAGATTTATTATAAATATGCTAGGGAACTTATTCAGAAAGGACATGCTTATGTAGACACGTGTAAAGAAGAGGAGTTTAAGGAGAAGAGGGATAAGGGCGAACCTTGCCCTAACAGGCTGAGAGATGCTTCCTATAATCTTGATTTATTCGAGAAAATGTTACAAGGTGAATTTAAAGAGGGAGAGGCTGTAGTTAGGTTAAAGACAGATCTAACCCTACCAGATCCGTCCCAAAGGGACTGGGTATTGCTTAGGATTATAGATGTAAAAGCTAATCCTCATCCTATTGAAGGTGATAAATACTGGTTATGGCCTACCTATAATTTTGCCAGTGCGATAGATGACCACGAGCTTGGTATAACACATATTTTTAGGGGGAAAGAACATGCAGTTAACGCAGAAAAACAGAAATGGGTATATAACTACCTGAGATGGACCTACCCTGAAGTCCATGAATTCGGTAGGCTCAAACTAGAAGGATTTATGATGAGTAAATCTAAGATTAGAACAGCATTAGATAGAGGATCTGGTATAGATGACCCGCGGCTACCTACACTAGCAGGGCTAAGGAGGAGAGGTATTTTACCTGATACTGTGAAAGAAATAATCATTACGGTAGGTCTTAAAGTTACTGATGCCACTATAAGTTTTGATAATATAGCTTCTATAAATAGGAAAAAGCTGGATCTAACAGCTAAGAGGCTGATGTTTGTCCCCAGCCCTAGGGAGTTTGAAATCGAATTACCAGATAAAATGACCGCTAAGATCCCATATCACCCTTCAGACCCGTCAAATTATCGTGAAATTACTGTAAGTCCCCACGATAAGGTAGTGATCGATTCTGAAGACGCCAAAGAAAAAGTCCTCAGGTTAATGGAGCTCTGTAACGTGGTAGTTGAAGGTGATAGACTAATCTATCACAGTAGGAGTGTTGAGGATGCTAGGAAAATAAATGCTAAAATTGTACAATGGACTAAGAAGAGCGAAGCTGTGGATATAGTAGTTTATATTGCGGATCCTAATTCAGGGATAAGAGAAATTCATGGGTTAGGAGAAAAATCAATAGCCCAGCTTAGAGAGAATGATATAGTCCAGTTTATTAGGTTTGGTTTCGTTAGAGTAGATAAGAAGGAGGAAGAAGGTAATAGAGTAAAAATTCATGCTATATTTTCACATGAGTAAGTTTTTTAACCTATTAGAAGTCATAACTTATTGCGTGACGAGCTTAGGAGGAGGATGAACGCATGTCAAAACCAACTTATGTAAAATTCGAAGTTCCGCAAGATTTGGCAGAGAAGGTATTGGAAGCTGTTAAAAAAGCTAGGGAAACCGGAAAAGTTAAGAAAGGTACTAATGAGACTACTAAAGCAATAGAAAGGGGCCAAGCAAAACTAGTTGTTATAGCTGAAGATGTTCAACCAGAAGAAATAGTAGCTCACTTGCCTCTACTTTGTGAGGAAAAAAAGATTCCGTATGTATATGTTCCCTCTAAGAAATCGCTAGGAGAAGCTTGTAACCTTCAAGTTGCAGCAGCTGCGGCGGCTATCATAGACCCTGGAGAAGCTAAAGAGATGGTAGATGAAATAATAAAGAGGGTAGAAGGATTAAAAGGCCAATCAAGTTAAAAATTTTTTAGTATGAATATTTTTGTTATTGCAAACATTTTTAACACGTCTGGAGTTTATACTCACATAAAAAATGTAACTGAGCATCTGGTTAAACTAGGCCACTCAGTTACCCTTTATACTCCATATTTTTTAATTGACCCTTCAAGAAGAAAAGTCTTAGAGGAATTAAAAGGTGTCCAAATACACCCTTTAGTCTACTCTAACCTAGAGAAAGTGAGTAAAACTCAAATCAGGACTTTTAGTTATTTTATCTCTTCTCATTTAGTTTATTTAAATTGGAATAATCTTGGATTGGATAGAAAAATATTAGACGAATTGCCTAAATTCGACATAGTATATGATATGCATGAAGATTCTGTAACATTACGGTTGTCCTATCACGTAGCTAAGAAAGCTGGTAAACCTCTGGTAAAGCTACTTCATGATGAACCTTTCAGGAACTCGTTTGGAAGAGGATATAGACACTTTTATGGGATTAAAGGTTGGGTTTATGACAGTATGATGTATTTCTTTTATAAGTTTGATAAGGAGGCGTTCTTAAGATCTATTAAGGACGGGGTCTTAAGAGGTATCGCAGGTGTATCTCCTTCCTCTTTTTTCTATTCTGGTCTGGATAAGATTTCGAGGAAATATAATATTATAACCAAGGTCTATAAGCCCGGTAATGCTTTTGATAAAGAAAAAGTAGCTAAGTATAGAAAAACAAGGAACAAGGAAAATTATGCGGTGTATTTTGCGAGATTAGTCCCTCAAAAAGGTCTATATGAACTCCCTAAAATAGCTGATAAGCTTGAGACTAAAATAGTAGTTTGTGGGAGACTTTATAATGAAAGAGATAGAAAGTTTCTTGACAACAAAAAAATAGAATATAAAGGATACGTCTTGATTGAAGACCTGTATAAAATTGTTGCTAATGCAAAAGTCCTAATTTATCCTTCTCATCAAGACGGATTTTCATTGGTCGTCTTAGATGCTTTAGCATTAGGTACTACGGTAGCGGCATACGATATACCAGCAGTTAGGTTTGTTTACGGAGGTCTAAAGCCGGTTAAAGTCGTAAAGGAGTACGATACATATAGCCTATCTAAAACTGCTAACGAGGTTATAAGGATGAATGATGATGAGTATGAAAGTGAGCATGAAGATGAAAAAGTGCGTCAATTTTTAGATATGCATTCCAGTTGGGAAAACGTTGCTAAAGAGACTGAAGCGTTTTTGTTAAACTTCGTGAAACCTTGAAAAGGTGTAGCGGACCCGCCGGGACTTGAACCCGGGACCACCGGCTTTCCTCATTAGACCGAAGGCCGGCGCTCTATCCTGGCTGAGCTACGGGTCCTCCAAACTTATAACGTATTTCACATAATTATAAATTTGTATATGGCTAAACAAGTTACACTTTTTGATTTTGCAACTACTAGCAAGAGAAAAGAAGAAGAGAAGAATACTAGACAAGAACAAAAGCAAGATAACCAGCAAGTAGATACTCCTTCGAAAAAGGAGATAGTAAAGAAAAGGGCTACGTGGATAAATGAGGTGGAAGAGGGAAAAACGTATTTTTTACTGCAAGTTGACTACGATGGTAAAAAAGGAAAGGCTGTTTGTAAGCTTTACGATAAGAGCACCGGTAAGATTTATGTATTATACGATAATACGAATCACAAGCCATATTTCTTAACCGATATTGAGCCAGATAAAGTGAGCAGAATAACTAAGATCGTTAGGGATCCCTCCTTTGATCACCTAGAGTTAGTTCAAAAAATAGACCCGTATACGGGGAAATACATTAAGCTCACTAAAGTTGTGACTAAAGATCCGCTTGCAGTAAGGAGAATGAGGAGTTCGGTACCTAAAGCATTTGAAGCTCATATTAAGTATTTCAATAATTATGTATATGATTTAGGTCTGATTCCAGGTCTACCTTATGCCGTTAAGAAAGGAAAACTGGAGCCAGTAAAGCCTGATCTCAAGGGCGAGGAAGTCGAGGAAATAAAGAAGGCATTTGCAGATTCAGATGAAATGACAAAGAGAACTGTAGAGGAATGGATACCGATCTTTGAGAGTGAAGTACCGGATGTAAAGAGAGTGGGCATAGACATAGAAGTTTATACACCATCTAAAGGGAGGGTACCTTCTCCAGAGAGAGCTGAGTACCCTATTATTAGCATAGGTCTTGCTGGTAGTGATGGGCTCAAGAAAGTCCTTGTTTTAATGAGGCATGATGTAAGTACTGAGATACCGTCTAAAGATATTAGTGTAGAGACTTTTCAAACGGAACGTGAACTCTTGGCGCGGTTCTTTGACATAGTTTCAGACTACCCGCTTATTCTTACGTTTAACGGAGATGATTTCGATATACCGTATATTTACTTTAGGGCATTAAGGCTGAACTTTAAGGAAGAAGAAATACCTTTTGACATCGTTAATGACGAGGGAAAGTTCCTACCTGGAATTCATATTGATTTGTATAAGTTCTTCTTTAATAAAGCTGTGCGGAATTATGCTTTTGAAGGAAAATATAGTGAGTATAATCTTGATGCTGTGGCCAATGCTCTATTGGGCATGTCAAAGGTTAAGCTTGATACGTTTATAAGTTTCCTAGACTTAAGTAAATTGGTAGAGTATAATTTTAGAGACGCCGAAATTACTCTAAAACTTACAACTTATAGTAATAACCTAGTATGGAAATTAATTATTTTATTGGCAAGAATTTCTAAGCTAGGACTAGAGGAATTAACAAGGACAGAAGTATCTACATGGGTTAAGAATTTATACTATTGGGAACATAGGCAGCTAAATTGGCTAATACCGCTAAAGGAAGATATACTTGCAAGGTCTAATGAGATTAAAACAGCTGCTGTAATAAAGGGAAAGAGGTATAAAGGTGCTGTAGTAATTGATCCTCCCGCAGGGGTATACTTTAACGTAGTAGTATTAGATTTTGCGTCACTGTATCCATCTATAATCAGGAATTGGAATATCAGTTACGAGACTGTTGACAACATGGAATGTAAGAAGAAAGAATGGATAGTCGACGAGCAAGGACAAAAGCTCCATTTTGTCTGTACGGATAGACCTGGTATAACTGCTGTGATTACGGGATTACTTAGAGATTTTAGAGTCAAAATATATAAGAAAAAAGCTAAGCAAAAAGGTATTTCGGAGGAACAAAGGTCACTTTATGATGTGGTTCAAAGGGCTATGAAAGTGTTTATAAATGCCACCTACGGGGTGTTTGGTGCCGAGACTTTCCCGCTTTATGCGCCGGCGGTAGCAGAGAGTGTAACGGCAATAGGAAGGTATGTTATAACCACTACTTCGCAGACTACAAGGTCTCTGGGGTTACAAGTATTATATGGAGATACAGACTCGTTATTCATTCATAATCCTTCTAAAGAAAAACTAGAGGAAATAATAAAATTTGTAAAGGAAAAATTCGGTCTAGATTTAGAGGTAGATAAAGTTTATAAATTTGTAGCTTTCTCTGGGCTAAAGAAGAACTATCTAGGGGTTTATCCCGATGGAAAAACCGATATTAAAGGAATGTTAGCTAAGAAGCGCAATACACCAGAATTCATTAAGAAGGAGTTTAATGAGGTTAAGGCATTAATTGCTTCAATGAATTCGCCTGACGATATCTCTAAGATAAAGGTTGAATTAGAGAATAAAATAAAGGACATTTATAACAAACTAAAGAATAGAGGGTATAACTTAGATGAGTTAGCCTTTAGAATCATGCTGTCTAAACCTCTCGATGCTTACAAGAAAAATACTCCACAACACGTTAAAGCCGCTTTACAATTAAGAGCTTATGGCGTTACAGTCCTTCCCAGAGATGTTATTCTCTTTGTGAAGGTAAAAAATAAGGATGGGGTAAAGCCAGTTCAGTTATCTAAATTAAGTGAGATAGATACTGATAAGTATGTAGAAGCCCTAAGGAGTACGTTTGAACAGATCTTAAGGGCGTTCAATATAAGTTGGGATGAAATAGTCTCAACTATAACTATTGACTCATTTTTCTCTAAGCAAAAATAATTTTTTATATAGTTAAAAATTTTTATTCTTCTTCCTCTTCTTCTTCTAAATCTAGAGGTTTCTGAGAGGTGGCTTGGACAGCGTAATCTGTAAGCTCTTTCTCAATGTTCTCATCTATGTAAGGAGATACAACATATACTTTCATATCTCTATAATCAGAATCCATCCATCTATTATCGAAACTTATTATATAAACTGGTATTTCTGCTACGGCTTCGGTTTTAGTCCTAGATTTAAGATAATTCTTTATAATTTCATATACATTAGGCTTTAGAGGAAGCGGTATTTTAACTTCGTACATATCCCTCATTATAGTAAAGTCTGAAGAGTTTTCATTCCATTCCTTTAAGGCATTTGACGCTATATCACGCAACACCTTATCGAATTCTCCTTCGACAAGTTCTTTTTTCGTTATATTTCCGTCCTCGCTCCTTAACACAAGCACTTTCATCAAGTTTCACCAATAACATATAAGTACACAAGGTGTGTCATATTTCCGTCCTCTACTTTTACAACCTCTTTAGGTTTCCATCCCCTCATTTCGAATTCATGGGATACTATTCTAGTACCAGGCTTAAGTTCTTTCTGAAGCTTTGGCATTAGCATTTCATTAACATTTGTCAGTAAAAACATAGTAACTACCGTGGCTTCTGATATGTCTACTTCAAAGAAATTCCCCTTAACAACATGGGCTATTCCTTCTACCCCATTTCTCTTTATATTTTCTATGGCTTCTTTTATTCTCTCATCATTTATCTCTACTCCTACGGCTTTTTTCACGTGAAAGTCCTTAGCTGCGGTAACAATTATCCTCCCATCTCCACATCCTAGGTCGTATACTATATCTTCAGGTCCTGCTCCAGCTATTTCTAGCATTCTTTTTACTACTTTCTCTGGCGTTGGTACGTATGGTACATGTGGAACGTAACTCACGACTCTCACTTATACTTAAACTATTCAGGTAATATTTTTAATTTTGTTAATTGCTTCCTCCTTTCCTTTTTCAGGATCTGGCTGGAACTTCTGGTTAAATGGCATTTGTGTCAGTACCGGTACGATTTTTCCGTCGTCAGTCTGAACAAATAATTGAGGTAGGAATGGCATACCGAATTCGTCTTTCTCTCCATAATCCGTAAGGAAAGTATAGTCCTCTATTTTTATCTCTTTTTCAAGATTTAACTGTGTGCTCAAATCCTCAGTAACTTTTACAAACGCCTTGTGGGATGGGTGAGATTCAGATGTTACCAAGATCAGTTTTTTAGCCTTCATAGTCCCATTAAAAGTACGGCAAGTAGTTAATAACGGTGTTGGTTCGTGATAACGAGGATAAGAAGACAGTCAAAGAAGTTACTTCAGCCAATAGCAAAGCTTTTTGTAAAGTCCGGAGTGACCGCCAATACTATAACTATTGCGGGACTCTTCTTGTCGTTTTTATACTTATTAGTTATTTTTATTTATAAAAATCCTCTGCTCGGAATCCTGTTAATTTCGTTTTCGGCCTTTATGGACGCATTAGACGGGGAAGTAGCAAGGTTAACTAGAACTGCTGGAGTTAAAGGCAGTTTTATAGATAGTAGTTTAGATAGAATTGAGGACATAAATTACCTTTTAGGTCTTTTAGTCCTCGGTTTTTCACCCTTGATAGTAAGTCTGCTAATAGGTTTGTCATTAGTAATACCCTATCTAAGGGCTAAAGGTGAATCGTTAGGTCTAACTAAAATTGAAGGTAGGGGAATAATAGAAAGGGGAGAGAGAATAATATTCATTATAGTTACGCTTTTCTTAGGTTTCTTTTCCTTTAAAATCGCCTTTATATTCCTCATAATATTCTGCTTATTATCAGCAATAACGGTAATCCAGAGGTTTTATTATATTTATAGAAGTTTACCGTAATATAGCTGTAAAGGATTAATTACTCCACACTCATTTACACATAGCCCTTTCTCTTTTAATTTCTGACACGAATACACTATGTACTTGTTATTTCTAAGCTTTTTATACTCGTCAGTAAATCCCTCTACCTCTGACCCTATGTCAATAAGGTAAGTTATGATTATCTTTTTCTCTTCATCAGAGAGATTATCTTTTTTCTTCATAAGTTCTAACATGCACGGGGGTGTCTTTCTACCTCTTATATTATCTGCCATTTTCTTGATCTCATCTGGTAAGTCAGTTAGTTGGGTTTGCTTTACTATACTACTCATTCTATCTTTTATCCTTTCAACAACTAAGTCTATTAGCTCTTCCTTATCTATGTAAACATTTCCTTTAGAAAGTATATGTTTACGCAGACTATATCTATCGTCTTTTTTCCTTAATTCTATCGTATATTTTAAATAGTCTAAAAAAGGGATAGAATAAGGAAGCCTGATTATCTTTATTTTTTTGCCGTTTTGTATCTCACGTAATTCTAATCCTTCCTCATTATTAATATTAATCCCTAATATCTTACCTATTTCTATTACCACAGAGGGCTGTTCAAATTTTAACTCCTGCTTAAATAGATTTACCTCACTTTCGATAAACTTTTCCGTAATAATCTTACTCCCTAGGGCAGACAAGATCAGGATAGATAGATAGAATACTAAAACAGTATCACCATGAAGTTTAGAGTAAGGGAGATTTTGTTTGTCTCGGATTACATTCTCTATCCTTGTTCTTGCTTCCATAAGCTTTTCCTTGCTTGTAGATAATAGGTCCTTAATAGTAACTGAGCTACCATATTTACTTAGCTCGTCTTCTAAGCTCTTTAAGAAAGGATATTTTGAGTAATCAATAAGAGCCAATTCGATCCTAATGTAATAAAGAAATTTTATAAGCTTATATTCCACGCGTGAACTAGATGTGAGAATATGAAAATATTTGTAGCCTCAGCGTGGCCTTATGTAAACTCAGTCCCTCACCTTGGAAACCTCATAGGTTCAATCTTGTCAGCTGATGTGTTCGCTAGATACGCGAGACTAAAGTACGGAAAGGAGAACGTAATTTTTGTTAGCGGAAGCGATGAACATGGGACTCCAATAGAAATAGAAGCCAAAAAAAGGGGAGTCAACCCAAAAACTCTAACAGACCAAGCACATGAATATGATAAGAAGCTTTTCCTTGAAACGTGGGAAATTACTTTTGATAATTACACTAGGACAGAGTCTCAAGTGCATAAAGATTTCGTGAGGAATTTCCTATTACGCTTAGATAAATATATCAAAGTAGAGGAGGACGAAATACCTTACTGCGAACATGACAAGTTATTTTTACCTGACAGGTTTATAAAGGGTACTTGTCCCTACTGTGGTTTTGAGGACGCTAGAGGAGATCAATGTGATAATTGCGGTAGATTGCTTACTCCTAAAATGCTCATAAACCCCAAGTGTGCTTTATGCGGTAGTACTCCAGTTATTAAGAAAACTAAACACTGGTTTTTTGATTTAACTGAGTTTAACGATAAGATCGAGAACTGGATTTCCTCTTCACGTTATATGCCTGAAAACGTTAAATCCGTTGCCTTAAGTTGGGTTAAGGAAGGTCTAAAACCTAGGAGTATAACAAGGGATAACTCATGGGGTATACCGGCACCTTTCGAAGGTGCGGAAAACAAGACTATTTACGTATGGTTTGAAGCACTATTGGGGTATATTTCTGCAACAATAGAATACTTCGCAAACGGCGAAGAAAAAGACAAATGGAAGGAGTTCTGGTTTGGGAATAACGTAAAAAGTTATTACTTTATAGGAAAGGACAATATACCTTTCCACGCCGTTATTCTGCCCGCTATGCTCATGGCATCTGGGGAAGGCTACGTGTTACCTACTGTTATAGCGTCTACCGAGTACTTACTTTACGAAGGCCAAAAATTTAGTAAGAGCAGGAAAATCGGCATATGGATAGATGAAGCTAAAGAGCTTATGGACATAGAATATTGGAGATTTGTCCTGATTAGATTGAGACCTGAGGAAAGAGATACTAATTTTACATGGAGAGAAGCAATTAGGATAGTAAATACAGAAATAAATGACGACATAGGGAATTATGCTAACAGAGTCCTTTCCATGGTGAATAGGTACTTTGAGGGTACCATACCTACGCCTAATGAGGGGTCGTATACTAAGGATGATAATAATTATATCCAAGAAATCAATACTGCTCCAAAAAGGATGGGAGACCTAATTGAGCTAGGTAAATTAAAAGCTGGAACAGAGGAACTACTTAAACTTGCAAGGGATGGCAATTCATACCTTAACACAAGGGCGCCATGGAATTTAATTAAGGCTGATAAAGAACAAGCTGCCAACGTACTATTTATAGCTTCAAATTCACTGAGGACTATCGCGGTAATGTTATACCCTCTAATGCCCTATCATGCGTCAAGGCTTTACTCCCAGCTCGGGTTGAGTGAAATAGAATCAGAGAAATGGGATGAAGCAGGAGAGTTAAAGCTTAAGCCAGGGCATAAAATAGGAAAAGTAGAACCTCTATTTAAGAAACTAGACCTTCCGATAGAAGATGAAGTCAAACTTCACCAAGAAATCCAGAAAAAATTGGAAGAGATAAGGAAAAAAGTAGAAAAAAATAGACCTGAATTATTAAGATAAGATTTCTATATAAGCTACTTGGGGTTCAAACTTTCTTCCTCTTCCTTCATAGAATTTACTGAACATTTCGTAGAAGTGAAGCCTCATATCTTGTATGAATACTATTAGACCTTCTAGTGCTATAGCCAGCAAATTCCCTATTATAATAATTATGATGGCAATGGGGTTTGTTAAAAGTCCTATCACTGTAGACGGATATCCAGCTGCTAGATATCCCATATAAGAAAAGGCATAAAGGATATAATAGTGGGCTACTGCGAACACTAATACTCGTATAAACGATATCGTATTTGATAATAGTAAAATTCCGGCTTCGAATCCGCCTTCTATGAATCCGAACACTATGGCACCTACA belongs to Stygiolobus caldivivus and includes:
- a CDS encoding DUF2286 domain-containing protein, encoding MKVLVLRSEDGNITKKELVEGEFDKVLRDIASNALKEWNENSSDFTIMRDMYEVKIPLPLKPNVYEIIKNYLKSRTKTEAVAEIPVYIISFDNRWMDSDYRDMKVYVVSPYIDENIEKELTDYAVQATSQKPLDLEEEEEEE
- a CDS encoding protein-lysine N-methyltransferase, with amino-acid sequence MSYVPHVPYVPTPEKVVKRMLEIAGAGPEDIVYDLGCGDGRIIVTAAKDFHVKKAVGVEINDERIKEAIENIKRNGVEGIAHVVKGNFFEVDISEATVVTMFLLTNVNEMLMPKLQKELKPGTRIVSHEFEMRGWKPKEVVKVEDGNMTHLVYLYVIGET
- the pgsA gene encoding archaetidylinositol phosphate synthase, whose protein sequence is MITRIRRQSKKLLQPIAKLFVKSGVTANTITIAGLFLSFLYLLVIFIYKNPLLGILLISFSAFMDALDGEVARLTRTAGVKGSFIDSSLDRIEDINYLLGLLVLGFSPLIVSLLIGLSLVIPYLRAKGESLGLTKIEGRGIIERGERIIFIIVTLFLGFFSFKIAFIFLIIFCLLSAITVIQRFYYIYRSLP
- a CDS encoding DNA primase regulatory subunit PriL, whose product is MALIDYSKYPFLKSLEDELSKYGSSVTIKDLLSTSKEKLMEARTRIENVIRDKQNLPYSKLHGDTVLVFYLSILILSALGSKIITEKFIESEVNLFKQELKFEQPSVVIEIGKILGININNEEGLELREIQNGKKIKIIRLPYSIPFLDYLKYTIELRKKDDRYSLRKHILSKGNVYIDKEELIDLVVERIKDRMSSIVKQTQLTDLPDEIKKMADNIRGRKTPPCMLELMKKKDNLSDEEKKIIITYLIDIGSEVEGFTDEYKKLRNNKYIVYSCQKLKEKGLCVNECGVINPLQLYYGKLL
- the metG gene encoding methionine--tRNA ligase, giving the protein MKIFVASAWPYVNSVPHLGNLIGSILSADVFARYARLKYGKENVIFVSGSDEHGTPIEIEAKKRGVNPKTLTDQAHEYDKKLFLETWEITFDNYTRTESQVHKDFVRNFLLRLDKYIKVEEDEIPYCEHDKLFLPDRFIKGTCPYCGFEDARGDQCDNCGRLLTPKMLINPKCALCGSTPVIKKTKHWFFDLTEFNDKIENWISSSRYMPENVKSVALSWVKEGLKPRSITRDNSWGIPAPFEGAENKTIYVWFEALLGYISATIEYFANGEEKDKWKEFWFGNNVKSYYFIGKDNIPFHAVILPAMLMASGEGYVLPTVIASTEYLLYEGQKFSKSRKIGIWIDEAKELMDIEYWRFVLIRLRPEERDTNFTWREAIRIVNTEINDDIGNYANRVLSMVNRYFEGTIPTPNEGSYTKDDNNYIQEINTAPKRMGDLIELGKLKAGTEELLKLARDGNSYLNTRAPWNLIKADKEQAANVLFIASNSLRTIAVMLYPLMPYHASRLYSQLGLSEIESEKWDEAGELKLKPGHKIGKVEPLFKKLDLPIEDEVKLHQEIQKKLEEIRKKVEKNRPELLR